One region of Triticum aestivum cultivar Chinese Spring chromosome 6B, IWGSC CS RefSeq v2.1, whole genome shotgun sequence genomic DNA includes:
- the LOC123134224 gene encoding uncharacterized protein has translation MELQVRRRPDPPRWFRIRPAVRRRRRSRVVVSSQLLARQERRRWRARLPFSGNDATIRWFDAALPREDRACRGSSTPTMGTKPWSSSRRTSDAWLAALSSPRTQGFCCFGSLPP, from the exons ATGGAGCTACAGGTGAGGCGGCGGCCAGATCCACCGCGGTGGTTCCGGATCCGCCCCGCCGTCAGGCGACGGAGGCGCTCGAGGGTGGTTGTGTCTTCCCAGTTGCtcgcgcgccaggagaggaggaggtggcgggcACGACTTCCTTTCTCCGGCAACGACGCAACCATTCGGTGGTTTGACGCCGCTCTTCCGCGTGAGGACAGAGCATGCCGCGGCTCCTCTACGCCGACCATGGGGACGAAGCCATGGAGCTCGTCAAG GAGAACCTCAGATGCCTGGCTGGCTGCTCTCTCATCCCCTCGCACGCAGGG TTTTTGTTGCTTCGGATCGCTTCCTCCTTGA